A region from the Aegilops tauschii subsp. strangulata cultivar AL8/78 chromosome 5, Aet v6.0, whole genome shotgun sequence genome encodes:
- the LOC109762781 gene encoding uncharacterized protein, translating into MVAAPAPAPAAGEATPPSEPPPSRVSVRSSSSSSRRRCALSSRFREPASPRRHAWVSLQGRLVGAEEAASADAAAPGLPPDEATAWELFSPMHRVLLVATVAAASSRSHAARRIEQLQRSIHFRDEVLQSMQQKLDDLLGEMHSLQQQYVKCDSFISTQSEKVELVSSKKLMDEEGTRCCACSQPVTAATPYKTKDFCGMDDAKSDVVDRTSVSLVDHEERRMSDLSDIWSVVSSVDNHLNGDNQLSSLAAEQELYNIQKECEEKDAIIKELTAAAHTSSTADAKRIAELQDILKRKNMVISKLKKDMSALKQMVVELTRAKRASSVNLNTACSELPVMSSNILYDMSSTSPSSSDSESPVTAREYLNVQPTDGTPGDCESTGSSRVSVRKTSVPPAKSSVRSTVPLKEKCLNPKVETSLVGRQKQLISSNGDFKKTRRQSHQDSRNKATKRWM; encoded by the exons ATggtcgccgcccccgcccccgccccagCCGCCGGCGAGGCGACCCCGCCTTCGGAACCGCCTCCGTCCCGCGTTTCCGTCCGTTCCTCATCGTCGTCCTCTCGACGTCGCTGCGCCCTCTCGAGCCGTTTCCGCGAGCCGGCGAGCCCGCGGCGCCACGCGTGGGTCTCCCTCCAGGGCCGCCTCGTCGGCGCCGAGGAGGCGGCGTCCGCTGATGCGGCCGCGCCGGGCCTACCGCCGGACGAGGCGACGGCGTGGGAGCTCTTCAGCCCGATGCACCGCGTCCTCCTCGTCGCCACCGtggcggccgcctcctcccgctccCACGCTGCCCGCCGCATCGAGCAGCTCCAGCGATCGATCCATTTTAGG GATGAGGTGCTGCAAAGCATGCAGCAGAAGCTGGATGATCTGTTGGGCGAGATGCACTCCCTGCAACAGCAATATGTCAAGTGCGACAGCTTCATTTCTACCCAGAGTGAAAAGGTTGAGTTGGTAAGCAGCAAGAAGCTAATGGATGAGGAGGGAACCAGATGCTGTGCGTGCTCACAACCAGTGACTGCTGCTACTCCTTACAAGACAAAG GATTTCTGTGGAATGGATGATGCAAAGAGCGATGTAGTTGATAGGACTAGTGTAAGTCTTGTGGATCATGAGGAGCGCCGGATGTCGGATCTCTCAGACATTTGGAGTGTCGTATCCTCTGTGGATAATCATTTAAACGGGGACAATCAG CTAAGTTCACTGGCAGCAGAACAAGAGTTGTATAACATTCAGAAGGAATGTGAAGAGAAGGATGCAATTATAAAGGAACTGACTGCAGCTGCACATACATCTAGCACTGCTGATGCCAAG AGAATTGCAGAGCTGCAGGATATTCTCAAAAGGAAAAACATGGTGATATCCAAACTGAAGAAAGACATGTCAGCTCTGAAGCAGATG GTTGTTGAACTAACAAGGGCTAAAAGAGCATCTTCTGTCAACTTAAATACAGCCTGCTCTGAACTCCCAGTGATGTCAAGCAATATTTTATATGATATGAGTAGCACTAGCCCATCATCATCGGATTCTGAGTCTCCTGTAACAGCGAGAGAATACCTTAATGTGCAGCCCACTGATGGCACTCCAGGAGACTGTGAATCCACAGGAAGCTCTAGAGTATCAGTGCGAAAAACATCTGTTCCTCCAGCAAAATCATCAGTGCGCTCGACTGTCCCACTCAAAGAGAAATGTTTAAATCCTAAAGTGGAAACAAGTTTGGTTGGTAGACAGAAGCAACTTATATCCTCTAATGGAGACTTTAAAAAGACTAGAAGACAAAGTCACCAAGATTCAAGGAATAAAGCTACAAAGAGATGGATGTAG
- the LOC109762778 gene encoding glucosamine 6-phosphate N-acetyltransferase 1 produces MASEAGAGVDADAYRIRPLELGDLSKGFCDLLAQLSPSAPLTEDSFCSRFAELAALGADHLVLVAEDAGTGRIAAAGAVLVERKFIRRCGTVGHVEDVVVDAAARGRGLGERVVRRLVEHARARGCYKVILNCTPELRGFYAKCGFVEKNVQMGLYF; encoded by the coding sequence ATGGCGTCGGAGGCCGGCGCCGGCGTCGACGCGGACGCGTACCGCATCCGGCCGCTCGAGCTCGGCGACCTCTCCAAGGGCTTCTGCGACCTCCTCGCGCAGCTCTCCCCCTCCGCGCCCCTCACCGAGGACTCCTTCTGCTCCCGCTTCGCTGAGCTCGCGGCCCTGGGCGCCGACCACCTCGTCCTCGTCGCGGAGGACGCCGGCACGGGCCGCATCGCCGCAGCGGGGGCCGTGCTGGTGGAGCGCAAGTTCATCCGGCGCTGCGGCACCGTGGGGCACGTCGAGGACGTGGTGGTGGACGCCGCGGCGCGCGGCCGGGGGCTCGGGGAGCGCGTCGTGCGCCGCCTCGTGGAGCACGCGAGGGCGAGGGGGTGCTACAAGGTCATACTGAACTGCACCCCGGAGCTGAGGGGGTTCTACGCCAAGTGCGGATTCGTGGAGAAGAACGTCCAGATGGGGCTCTACTTCTGA